In Candidatus Kerfeldbacteria bacterium, a single genomic region encodes these proteins:
- a CDS encoding NYN domain-containing protein, producing the protein MKLKAQRVGVFVDVQNLYYSAKNLYGAKVNFGAVLDTAVADRELIRAIAYVIKADNVDEQKFFEALDNQGFEVKMKELQIFHGGNKKGDWDIGVAIDAVRLAPKLDVVVLVTGDGDFVPLINYLKNLGVFVEVIAFGESASSNLRAVTDEFHDLSEDKKKYLIAPRRRFIGR; encoded by the coding sequence ATGAAACTTAAAGCTCAACGCGTCGGTGTTTTCGTCGACGTTCAAAACCTCTATTACTCCGCAAAGAATTTGTACGGGGCAAAGGTTAATTTTGGCGCCGTGCTTGATACGGCGGTGGCTGACCGAGAGCTGATCCGGGCGATTGCCTACGTCATCAAGGCGGACAACGTTGATGAACAGAAATTTTTTGAAGCGCTGGACAACCAAGGCTTTGAAGTAAAAATGAAAGAGCTGCAGATATTCCACGGTGGCAACAAAAAAGGCGATTGGGATATTGGTGTGGCTATCGACGCGGTTCGATTGGCGCCGAAACTGGACGTTGTGGTGCTGGTAACCGGTGATGGCGACTTCGTACCGTTGATAAATTATCTGAAAAACCTTGGCGTCTTTGTCGAGGTGATCGCATTTGGCGAATCCGCCTCATCAAATCTTCGCGCCGTCACTGACGAATTTCATGATTTAAGTGAAGACAAAAAGAAATATTTAATTGCACCTCGTCGCCGATTTATCGGTCGATAA
- the rpsO gene encoding 30S ribosomal protein S15: protein MMLTKKEKDKIIEKYKVHEKDTGSAEVQIAILSEEIKRLTGHLKDHKKDFSSRRGLLRKVGQRRRLLRYLEKENAKSFEDLSVKLKLKKK, encoded by the coding sequence ATTATGCTAACCAAAAAGGAAAAGGATAAGATAATCGAGAAGTATAAAGTGCATGAGAAGGACACTGGCTCCGCCGAGGTCCAAATTGCAATACTCTCGGAAGAGATTAAGCGCTTGACTGGCCACCTTAAGGATCACAAGAAAGACTTCTCTTCACGTCGTGGTCTCCTGCGCAAAGTAGGACAGCGTCGTCGTCTCCTGCGATATCTCGAGAAGGAGAATGCGAAAAGTTTCGAAGACTTGTCAGTTAAGCTGAAACTTAAGAAGAAGTAA
- a CDS encoding tyrosine-type recombinase/integrase yields MTNECFTMMNQYLDVVRQDGSIQAAKNYQAYLRKFFTMTQCQTINGITAEHVQTFRNQLQQTRTSRAELMRTSTINYHLIALRSFIRYCHEQGMTQLTETAIPLLPAARHARPSITHYDLSQFREAPLTATNAEIIQRRDKALIELLLTTGLKVSEIASLKRTDVQSGKNILAIRGLRDTVRTLNLTKQTHHWLRQYLQMRRDDATALFVRHDKAQKTTPNALTARSIQRIIKRYALSSGLGRDVTPESLRQQYAKILAANGETIQEIKKRLGHASSTTTKRYTK; encoded by the coding sequence ATGACCAACGAGTGCTTCACCATGATGAATCAATATCTAGACGTTGTTCGGCAAGACGGCTCAATCCAGGCTGCAAAAAATTACCAAGCCTACCTCCGTAAATTTTTTACCATGACCCAGTGTCAAACGATTAATGGCATCACGGCCGAACATGTACAAACATTTCGCAACCAGCTCCAACAAACGAGAACCAGCCGAGCCGAATTAATGCGTACATCGACAATCAACTATCACCTCATTGCACTGCGTTCATTTATCCGGTACTGTCACGAGCAGGGGATGACCCAACTCACTGAAACGGCTATTCCTCTGCTGCCCGCGGCTCGGCATGCCCGCCCCTCTATTACCCACTATGACCTAAGTCAGTTTCGCGAAGCGCCACTCACCGCCACAAATGCAGAAATCATCCAGCGTCGAGATAAAGCCTTGATTGAATTATTACTCACCACGGGGTTAAAGGTTTCCGAAATTGCTTCACTCAAACGCACCGATGTGCAATCAGGAAAAAATATTCTTGCGATCCGCGGTCTCCGCGACACTGTCCGTACCCTCAACCTTACGAAACAAACTCACCATTGGTTGCGCCAATATCTTCAGATGCGGCGCGACGACGCAACCGCACTCTTTGTTCGTCATGACAAAGCGCAAAAAACTACCCCAAACGCGCTGACGGCACGGAGTATCCAACGTATTATCAAGCGCTATGCGCTCTCCTCAGGTTTAGGCAGGGACGTCACGCCAGAATCACTACGTCAGCAATACGCTAAAATCTTGGCGGCCAATGGTGAAACTATTCAAGAGATCAAAAAACGTTTGGGCCACGCGTCAAGTACTACCACTAAGCGATATACAAAATAA
- a CDS encoding HAD-IC family P-type ATPase, which yields MNTQRELLLTFCTKTVEALNQELGVKSDQGLNDTEVAERQKKFGANEMHPHQIGIGSVFARQFKSAFIYLLLIAAAIVIVAGETLDGIIIIIFVLINATLGFVQEYRSERALKLLQQYVKTETSVRRHGELHRIDARELVPGDIVIIQTGDSVPADVRLLKVSGLLVNETALTGESVAVDKDADALEAQPADLYAARNLCFSGTSVVQGEAEGIVIATGLQTAIGNITQLTTEAVKESNFAKGIGRFSKFILQMILITLVFVFVANRLIKGSEVSLIEQLVFSLALAVSVIPEALPVVSTVSLSRGAVELAKRKVVVKRLTSIEDIGGIDVLCSDKTGTLTENKLSLTHYWPQESEQTLLFGNLAAQQDEEKHEPFDAALWEAAPDDVRRQIDRYTRITEFPFDPVRRLNGVVVQNGVKTFSIIRGAPDEILKRCTTLDAGTQAAAAKWLRERGHAGERVLAIATGPAAQEILPDTPYELIGIMSFVDPIKESTFRAVTKARALGVSMKIITGDAAEVAGAVAQQIKLTAHPDHVMSGSDFEKLSLMERRQAVENFSVFARVNPEQKFAIIDTLQSHHNVGFLGEGINDAPALKRAGVSLVVQSAASIAREAADIILLQKNLEVIIDGIEYGRTVFANTIKYLKATLASNFGNFYAIALGSLFISYLPMLPLQILLVNLLSDFPMISIATDNVKKSEVTRPQRYNVREIVYIATVLGVVSTVFDFMFFGFFFREAPAVLQTNWFMGSILTELVFLFSIRTSLPFYKAAKPSRYILFLTGAAVVLTVLIPYLPFGQSVFKFAPPSIGHLAIIFGLVIAYFACSEIVKNMFYKLATPHTTSSHSHATQ from the coding sequence ATGAATACCCAGCGCGAGTTACTCCTCACCTTTTGCACGAAAACCGTCGAAGCACTCAATCAAGAGCTTGGCGTCAAATCTGACCAGGGTTTGAACGATACTGAAGTTGCCGAACGCCAAAAAAAATTTGGCGCCAATGAAATGCACCCTCATCAAATAGGCATCGGGAGTGTGTTTGCTCGCCAATTCAAATCAGCCTTTATTTATCTGCTTTTAATCGCGGCGGCGATTGTTATTGTGGCCGGAGAAACGCTCGATGGTATTATTATAATAATTTTTGTGCTAATTAATGCTACGCTCGGATTTGTTCAGGAATACCGCTCTGAACGGGCGCTCAAATTATTACAACAATATGTTAAAACAGAAACGTCGGTCAGGCGACATGGTGAACTGCATCGGATTGACGCACGCGAATTAGTCCCCGGAGATATTGTTATAATCCAAACTGGCGATTCAGTCCCGGCCGACGTACGTTTACTCAAGGTATCGGGGTTACTGGTTAATGAAACCGCGCTGACTGGTGAATCAGTGGCCGTGGATAAAGATGCCGATGCTCTTGAAGCGCAGCCAGCTGATCTCTATGCCGCACGTAATCTCTGCTTCTCTGGTACGTCCGTTGTTCAAGGAGAAGCCGAAGGAATCGTCATCGCAACCGGTCTCCAAACCGCCATCGGAAATATTACCCAGCTCACCACCGAGGCCGTCAAAGAAAGTAACTTCGCCAAAGGCATTGGCCGTTTTAGCAAATTCATTTTGCAAATGATCCTGATTACACTGGTTTTTGTCTTTGTGGCAAATCGTTTAATCAAAGGGTCTGAAGTAAGCCTCATCGAGCAACTGGTATTCTCGCTGGCTCTCGCAGTCAGCGTGATTCCCGAAGCACTGCCGGTTGTTTCGACCGTTTCATTAAGTCGTGGCGCCGTAGAATTAGCCAAGCGCAAAGTGGTGGTAAAACGATTAACCTCAATCGAAGATATCGGTGGTATCGATGTATTGTGCTCCGATAAAACAGGAACGCTCACAGAAAATAAATTATCTCTCACCCACTACTGGCCGCAGGAGAGTGAACAAACGCTCCTCTTTGGCAACCTAGCGGCGCAGCAGGATGAAGAAAAGCACGAACCCTTTGACGCGGCACTATGGGAAGCTGCGCCCGACGACGTTCGCCGGCAGATTGACCGCTACACTCGTATCACTGAATTTCCTTTTGACCCGGTACGACGACTCAATGGGGTCGTGGTACAAAACGGAGTGAAGACATTCAGTATCATTCGCGGCGCACCAGACGAAATCCTCAAACGCTGCACCACGCTTGATGCCGGCACACAAGCAGCAGCTGCCAAGTGGCTCCGCGAACGCGGCCACGCCGGTGAACGAGTATTAGCAATCGCCACAGGCCCTGCTGCGCAGGAAATATTGCCCGATACCCCCTATGAGCTGATTGGCATTATGTCATTCGTCGACCCCATCAAAGAATCAACCTTTCGTGCTGTGACCAAAGCGCGCGCACTCGGCGTGTCTATGAAAATCATTACCGGCGATGCGGCAGAAGTAGCCGGGGCCGTTGCTCAGCAAATTAAACTCACCGCACACCCCGATCATGTCATGAGCGGTTCCGATTTTGAAAAACTATCACTAATGGAGCGACGACAAGCTGTAGAAAATTTTTCGGTGTTTGCCCGCGTCAACCCTGAACAAAAATTTGCCATTATCGATACACTCCAATCGCATCATAATGTTGGTTTCTTGGGCGAGGGGATTAATGACGCACCGGCCCTTAAACGTGCTGGTGTTTCGTTGGTGGTCCAGAGCGCGGCCAGCATTGCCCGAGAAGCGGCCGACATTATTCTCCTCCAAAAAAACCTTGAAGTCATCATCGATGGGATCGAATACGGGCGCACGGTTTTTGCGAATACCATCAAATATCTCAAAGCCACCCTGGCGTCAAACTTTGGGAACTTCTACGCCATTGCCTTGGGATCGCTATTTATCAGCTACTTGCCAATGCTTCCTCTGCAAATATTATTAGTAAATCTTCTGTCAGACTTTCCCATGATTTCCATTGCCACTGATAACGTAAAAAAATCTGAAGTGACGCGGCCTCAGCGCTACAATGTTCGCGAAATCGTTTATATTGCCACGGTCCTTGGCGTGGTTAGCACCGTCTTTGACTTCATGTTCTTTGGGTTCTTTTTTCGCGAAGCTCCGGCTGTACTCCAAACCAATTGGTTTATGGGGAGCATTTTGACTGAACTCGTTTTTCTCTTTTCGATCCGCACCAGTCTGCCATTCTACAAAGCTGCCAAACCATCACGGTATATACTATTCTTAACCGGCGCGGCAGTTGTACTGACAGTTTTGATTCCCTACTTACCGTTTGGTCAATCAGTATTTAAATTTGCTCCTCCGAGCATCGGTCATCTAGCGATTATTTTTGGCCTGGTTATTGCATATTTCGCCTGCAGTGAAATAGTAAAAAATATGTTCTACAAATTGGCAACCCCTCACACAACGTCCTCACACTCCCATGCAACTCAATAA
- a CDS encoding SDR family oxidoreductase — protein sequence MQLNKKIIVITGASKGLGSALAEAALREGARVVRSARVLPRGSSRYTPNEIWIRADVTKPADMDRLAKSAIKHFGTIDIWINNAGVRIPHGPIEKINIPRMHRMMEVNLFGMLYGSRTALNHMKRRRQGTIINILSTSALTGRANSAAYCASKYAATGFTKSLRLEAAPKKISVIGVYPGGMRTNFFDEQRPADYDKYMNPAYVAERIIANLKRSSPREELIIKRT from the coding sequence ATGCAACTCAATAAAAAAATTATCGTTATTACCGGAGCCAGCAAAGGTCTGGGAAGTGCATTAGCGGAAGCCGCGCTCCGTGAAGGCGCCCGTGTCGTTCGCTCTGCACGCGTGCTTCCCCGTGGCAGTTCACGATATACCCCAAACGAAATATGGATCCGCGCTGATGTCACCAAACCGGCTGACATGGACCGACTGGCGAAATCAGCAATTAAACATTTTGGCACTATTGATATTTGGATTAATAACGCTGGCGTTCGTATCCCGCATGGACCGATCGAAAAAATCAACATCCCCCGCATGCATCGCATGATGGAGGTTAATCTCTTTGGCATGCTCTATGGCTCTCGCACAGCGCTCAACCATATGAAACGCCGCCGACAGGGAACTATTATTAATATACTTTCCACGAGTGCACTGACCGGCAGAGCCAATTCTGCTGCTTATTGTGCAAGTAAATACGCGGCAACCGGATTTACCAAATCACTCCGGCTCGAAGCAGCGCCAAAAAAAATTTCGGTGATCGGCGTCTACCCGGGTGGCATGCGCACGAATTTCTTCGATGAACAACGGCCGGCTGACTACGACAAATACATGAATCCGGCGTATGTAGCCGAACGCATCATCGCCAACCTCAAACGATCCTCCCCGCGAGAAGAGCTTATTATCAAACGAACATAA
- a CDS encoding energy-coupling factor ABC transporter permease translates to MHIPDGFINNNITGPALGSAGAFAAVAFHKIYREVMQRVAVAHKQLATIPATSAEITTRQTAVSKSGKRQLWQMATVGSFIFLIQLIDVPLINGTPGHLLGGALAAFILGPWAAMVTMAIVLSIQAIILGDGGTIALGINFLTMGVIAIWTAWGMSSMIKKKTHAILGLSTALSVIITALVTATIMQFDTSRFGGNVQSFILTHCVIGIAEAGVTIVLIRWWQSQKQSIAIADIKK, encoded by the coding sequence ATGCATATTCCTGATGGATTCATTAATAATAACATCACCGGTCCGGCACTAGGATCAGCGGGTGCATTTGCCGCCGTAGCATTTCACAAAATATATCGAGAAGTAATGCAACGAGTTGCGGTGGCGCATAAGCAGCTGGCCACAATACCGGCGACCTCAGCTGAAATAACGACACGCCAAACTGCGGTCTCGAAATCGGGAAAGCGACAGCTGTGGCAGATGGCGACTGTCGGCAGTTTTATTTTTTTGATACAGCTTATTGACGTACCGCTCATCAATGGGACGCCGGGTCACCTCCTCGGCGGAGCGCTTGCCGCTTTCATACTCGGTCCCTGGGCAGCGATGGTTACCATGGCAATCGTATTATCGATTCAGGCGATCATACTCGGCGATGGCGGCACGATTGCGCTTGGTATTAATTTTCTCACTATGGGCGTCATAGCTATTTGGACTGCCTGGGGAATGAGCTCTATGATAAAGAAAAAAACTCATGCCATACTCGGCCTAAGCACGGCGCTATCGGTCATAATCACTGCGCTGGTGACGGCTACCATTATGCAATTTGACACTTCCCGGTTTGGCGGAAACGTTCAGTCATTTATACTCACACACTGCGTTATCGGTATCGCGGAGGCGGGCGTCACGATAGTACTCATCCGCTGGTGGCAATCTCAAAAACAATCAATCGCGATCGCTGATATAAAAAAATAG
- a CDS encoding CPBP family intramembrane metalloprotease codes for MHIRAIRFLLLIIGAAVLFFVFYPLYHDSRFGVSMISNLLIAYGSLWCFYSLQDDRSIRQLLGIRTLDLTILGIITMLTTAGVLGVLFGLAGTVSRYFDISPWTGAAHQPLFLFTMLFYVLLSIPLQEYIFRGYVWAQIRHWIPRPWVAVVISSFLYSISHLQYGWMMMLVTFSFGLFLGYIMERYRRIALPIIVHLLGGVAFFATNLIIQFL; via the coding sequence ATGCATATCCGTGCCATACGATTTTTATTACTGATTATTGGTGCTGCCGTACTCTTTTTTGTATTTTATCCGCTCTATCACGATTCTCGATTTGGGGTTAGCATGATTAGCAATTTATTAATTGCCTACGGCAGCTTGTGGTGTTTTTATTCGCTGCAAGACGATCGTTCGATTCGCCAGCTACTCGGCATTCGTACTCTCGACCTTACCATACTTGGGATTATTACCATGTTGACCACTGCGGGCGTCCTCGGTGTTTTATTTGGTTTGGCCGGTACCGTCAGTCGATATTTTGACATTTCACCTTGGACCGGTGCCGCACATCAACCGTTGTTCCTATTTACCATGCTCTTCTATGTGCTTCTCAGCATTCCGCTTCAGGAATATATTTTTCGAGGGTATGTTTGGGCGCAGATTCGACATTGGATACCGCGGCCGTGGGTGGCGGTTGTTATTTCGTCATTTCTATATTCGATTTCACATTTACAATACGGCTGGATGATGATGCTCGTCACCTTCAGCTTTGGTTTATTTCTTGGATACATAATGGAGCGTTACCGGCGAATTGCCTTGCCGATTATCGTGCACTTATTGGGTGGAGTCGCTTTCTTCGCTACCAACTTGATTATTCAATTTCTGTAA
- a CDS encoding GIY-YIG nuclease family protein: MHFLYILRSKVDHNLYIGIAEDVEKRIAQHNAGRVRSTKSRRPLQLVYQQSFPTRQEAAKQEWLLKHTPGAGKQKQRLVENYRQSMRR, encoded by the coding sequence ATGCACTTTCTCTACATATTACGCAGCAAAGTTGACCACAACCTGTACATCGGCATTGCTGAAGATGTTGAAAAAAGAATTGCACAGCACAATGCCGGTCGAGTACGATCTACAAAAAGTAGAAGACCATTACAGCTCGTGTACCAACAATCATTTCCAACTCGCCAAGAGGCTGCTAAACAGGAATGGTTACTCAAACATACGCCCGGTGCCGGTAAGCAAAAACAACGACTCGTTGAAAATTATCGACAATCTATGCGCCGTTAG
- a CDS encoding CCA tRNA nucleotidyltransferase, whose product MHSLAALTRNTQLTFLAAFRRDFPHAEIFVVGGIVRDALIGRSSKDYDLVIRNVPAKKLHAWLQRHGHVDLVGRSFGVFKFLPKGNTLTEPIDIALPRTEHAWGTGGYRDVEIQSNPILPIEDDLARRDFTINALAYDVITKTLIDPYNGQPDIQKKIIRTVGAPSKRFGEDYSRLLRGLRFSAQLGFTIEPKTWRALKTSMRHINKKLNGEYVVPRETIASEMKKTFVSIPAIAFDLYDQSGAIKELMPELLPMKRCPQPKQFHSEGDVWKHTRLCLSNLMAPAFSKKFPGTPLTAELVFAVLWHDIGKPATLKRSDRLRFNNHDIVGARMARAIMDRLRLSSAGVNTAHIEWLISRHMIVASTKYSPMKKTTIEKYFYHEQNPGEQLRKLSYVDILSTLAARTGKPNLTDYRALERQIMSIKPRRGNRLAPDLLSGNDIMRALHLRPGPRIGKIKSKLREAQLRGTIKTKSQARAYLTKLS is encoded by the coding sequence ATGCATTCACTCGCCGCGCTGACGCGCAATACTCAATTGACCTTTCTCGCTGCTTTTCGGCGTGATTTCCCCCATGCGGAAATCTTTGTAGTGGGCGGCATTGTCCGGGATGCCCTCATCGGTCGGTCGTCAAAAGACTACGATCTCGTGATCCGCAATGTGCCTGCCAAAAAACTACACGCCTGGCTCCAGCGCCATGGCCATGTCGATCTGGTAGGACGATCATTTGGCGTATTTAAATTTTTACCCAAAGGTAACACACTGACGGAACCGATTGATATCGCCTTACCACGCACTGAACATGCCTGGGGGACTGGCGGCTATCGCGACGTTGAAATCCAGTCCAACCCAATCCTACCGATTGAAGATGACTTGGCGCGACGCGACTTCACCATCAACGCGCTTGCCTATGATGTGATCACCAAAACATTGATTGACCCCTACAACGGTCAACCGGATATTCAGAAAAAAATTATCCGAACCGTTGGCGCCCCGTCGAAACGTTTTGGCGAAGATTATTCTCGGCTGTTGCGAGGGTTGCGCTTCAGCGCCCAATTAGGATTCACCATTGAACCGAAAACCTGGCGCGCACTAAAAACATCAATGCGGCATATCAATAAAAAGCTTAACGGCGAATATGTGGTGCCCCGGGAAACCATTGCCAGCGAAATGAAAAAAACGTTCGTGAGTATTCCGGCGATAGCGTTTGACCTGTATGACCAATCGGGTGCCATTAAAGAACTGATGCCCGAATTGCTCCCGATGAAGCGCTGCCCCCAACCAAAACAATTCCACTCTGAAGGCGATGTCTGGAAACACACGCGACTGTGTTTATCTAATCTGATGGCGCCTGCTTTTTCCAAAAAATTTCCCGGAACACCACTGACGGCCGAGCTTGTCTTCGCCGTACTTTGGCATGACATCGGCAAGCCAGCCACTCTGAAACGCAGTGATCGGTTGCGGTTCAATAACCATGATATCGTGGGAGCTCGCATGGCACGCGCCATCATGGATCGCTTACGGCTTTCAAGCGCCGGAGTTAACACCGCTCATATCGAATGGCTGATCAGCCGGCATATGATCGTGGCCAGCACCAAATATTCACCCATGAAAAAGACAACGATTGAAAAATATTTCTACCACGAGCAAAATCCGGGAGAACAATTGCGTAAGTTGAGCTATGTGGACATCCTCTCCACCCTCGCCGCCCGCACCGGCAAGCCGAATCTGACTGACTACCGTGCACTGGAGCGTCAAATCATGAGCATCAAACCCCGCCGCGGTAATCGACTGGCGCCAGACTTGCTCTCCGGCAATGACATCATGCGCGCTCTGCATCTTCGGCCGGGCCCGCGCATTGGAAAAATCAAATCAAAGCTCCGCGAAGCGCAATTGCGCGGCACGATCAAAACTAAATCCCAAGCACGGGCATATCTCACCAAACTCTCATGA
- a CDS encoding RluA family pseudouridine synthase, with amino-acid sequence MTTYTATTSDAAKRLDVFLHEQLPDLTRSQIQKRIKVGLVSINGKSPAVHQFLKAGDVIAMIDTMPEAPMVLPNTARAKTLPAIPILADTHKYVVINKPAGVLVHPAAVTDEPTLVDWFVQHNPQSAKVGEDPMRPGIVHRLDRDVSGLMVIAKTQDVFDDLKEQFKSHSIEKWYYALCIGQPQKDEGEIRFNIDRSTRAGHKMAAVPEHEARGRRAITRFEVVERLPGHSLLKLDILTGRTHQIRVHLNAFNLPIVGDQLYRHPKAKTTITTNRICLQAYHLVFTDQAGHRLTFDLPLDPTIKALCDKLRRG; translated from the coding sequence ATGACCACCTATACCGCAACGACCTCGGATGCAGCAAAACGACTGGACGTGTTCCTTCACGAGCAGCTGCCTGATTTGACGCGATCGCAAATCCAGAAGCGGATAAAGGTCGGCTTAGTTTCAATCAATGGTAAATCACCCGCGGTCCACCAATTCCTTAAGGCAGGTGATGTTATTGCAATGATTGACACCATGCCCGAGGCTCCAATGGTATTGCCAAATACGGCACGGGCAAAAACCCTGCCCGCAATTCCCATACTGGCAGATACGCATAAGTATGTCGTCATCAATAAACCCGCCGGTGTCCTGGTGCACCCAGCCGCCGTCACTGACGAACCCACGCTGGTGGATTGGTTTGTGCAGCACAATCCTCAGAGTGCTAAGGTGGGCGAAGATCCGATGCGGCCGGGGATTGTCCATCGCCTGGATCGTGACGTGTCTGGGCTGATGGTGATCGCCAAGACCCAAGACGTATTCGATGACCTCAAAGAACAATTCAAATCCCACAGCATTGAAAAATGGTACTACGCACTGTGTATCGGCCAACCGCAGAAGGACGAGGGAGAAATTCGATTTAATATTGATCGCAGCACGCGGGCAGGGCATAAAATGGCGGCTGTCCCGGAGCATGAAGCGCGGGGACGTCGGGCAATCACCCGATTTGAAGTAGTCGAACGATTGCCCGGGCACAGCTTACTCAAATTAGACATCCTCACCGGACGCACTCATCAAATCCGCGTGCATCTCAATGCCTTCAATCTGCCGATCGTCGGCGATCAGCTATACCGGCATCCAAAGGCCAAAACGACTATCACGACGAATCGTATCTGCTTGCAGGCGTACCACCTAGTATTTACTGACCAAGCGGGCCATCGACTGACGTTTGACCTCCCTTTAGACCCCACCATTAAGGCCCTGTGTGACAAACTGCGCCGGGGTTGA
- the rplS gene encoding 50S ribosomal protein L19, which produces MKKTIAELNKQHLKTDLPDLKPGQTVAVYQKIIEGEKERIQKFEGTILGRSGGNGINGTITVRKIAEGVGVEKIFPINLPTITKIEVLKTARVRRAKLYYLRSYKKKLKEIKGKK; this is translated from the coding sequence ATGAAAAAAACTATCGCAGAATTGAACAAGCAGCATCTCAAAACAGACCTGCCGGACCTCAAGCCCGGGCAAACCGTGGCCGTATACCAAAAGATTATTGAAGGAGAGAAAGAGCGTATCCAAAAATTTGAAGGTACCATCTTAGGCCGTAGTGGTGGCAATGGTATCAATGGCACAATCACCGTGCGTAAGATTGCCGAAGGTGTGGGCGTAGAGAAAATATTCCCTATCAATCTCCCCACCATCACCAAAATTGAAGTGCTGAAGACTGCCCGTGTCCGACGAGCCAAACTCTACTACCTCCGCTCCTACAAAAAGAAATTGAAGGAAATTAAGGGCAAAAAATAG